Within Triticum dicoccoides isolate Atlit2015 ecotype Zavitan chromosome 1B, WEW_v2.0, whole genome shotgun sequence, the genomic segment ATTAGCGGGAGTAATTAGTTTGATGAACTCTCCTTCTTTGAGCACCGGTTCTTCTTCTGTTACAATATCAGATGCGTTGCATATTTTCTCAGTCCTCTTGATGGGTAAGGAAGAGATGTATCCCTCCTCAACAGTATACTCTTCagcttccccgcaaaaaaaaaagtatACTCTTCAGCTAttatcaaaataaaaataaaaaacgccTGCACTCTTCCGGGGAAAGCCTCTTTACTTCTTTTATGAATAACAAACACTTGTCTTGTGCCAATTTGTGTACTCCATACAGACCTGTACAATTGGTTATTCTGTTTGCCTAGGGCTAGGAACTTTTATATTTGCAAACTTGCACCGTAACAAGTTCGACTGATTGTGTCCAGATAGAGAGGCCATAGAGTTATTGGTGTCTCAGTCCCGCATGCAGTGTCTAAGGTGCTAAAGGGGGCAAACTGCTGGGGTGCACGCATTAAAATTTGAATTTGGGTAAATCTAGCTCAAGTCGGTTTGAAACTTTGAATGCGAGTTCTGAATATCTGAACAGTTCAGATCTTGGGTATAAAATGATTTCGGAATTTCTCTTCAGAATTGTAAGTGTAATATATTGAGCCGTAAGtaaagaaaaagaacaaaacaaGTCAGATATATTTGAATTTGATCATTTGGGTTTTTGTAAAATTTGGCACAGGCTGTGAATTCCAGAAATGGGGTTTATGTAAGGAGCAGATGGTTCTGTGATGTCAACTCAAATTTTGGATCAAAGGAATAGGACCTTCCTCAGTAGGGGTCAAGATAGCAAAGATTTCATATATAAGTTTGGAACACCTTCTTTCAAAGTATATCAAAAAGGAAAACGGCCTCTATTCAGGAAATAAAATTCAACAAGATGTCATTACATATCCGCACACATTTAGCAGCAGCGGACCAAAGGGTTACACCCATTAAGGTCCGTATATATATTTTTAGCAATTTATTGATTTGTGCTTCTTTAGAGAATATATGACTTGCATTGGGTGGCTAATTGATTTTCCTTTTCCCCTtagattcctccacatgaaattcgGACCAAGATCTTTTTCATGATTTACAATATGTCCACCGATAATATAGAAGCTAATGGATTCGAATTTAATGAAGTGTTGATGGAACAATATTATCCTTGGTTTGCACAGTACATGGTCATGCAAAGGTAACACAGTTGTTTGTGTTCTTCACAGTTTTGAGCAAATTTCGTAACCATGATGAATTGTGCAATTGCAGGGTATGCATCGACCCAAATTTTCATGACATATGTTTAATGTTCCTTCATAAAGTAAACTCGACAGTATTGTACATGGAAATACTGAAAGCTACATACGCGAACTGCAAGGTTATCCTCACTCTGAGAGCTACATATGAAAGATACAAAAACAATTTTTCAAGTATTACTGTGTTTGTTTATGCAGATGTTATTACGATCCGCTGTTATCAAATCTTGTTCAGGCGAACGCACCTTACTGAAAAATATAGGTATTTGGTTTGGAAAATCCGCCATTCAATGGAACCAAGACCCAAGCACTTATGTAGATGGCCTAATACCTCTTATAGTAAAGGTATTGCTTTTGCATTGGAGTATGCATTTTGTGACATAATTGGCGTGTGCATGCTTCTTCTGACAATGTTAATGCGGTTGCCGAGTTCAACTTCCGAATTCTCTCTGTTCTACATGATATGCCTACCTTGTTTTGGATGGCTACTTCTAAAGTCAGAATTTCGCCTATATTTAGAGGTTTATTGGTGTTTAGCAATTCTCATTTTGCATGGTTTGCATTTCGGCTAACAGATAGAAAAGAGGGCAACCGTGCATATATTACAAACATGTCAAATGCCATGTCCATGGTCTGACTCTTCTACCGAAACTATTTTTGCAGGCGTATCAGAAAGGGTTGATGCTTGCTGTAGTTCAATTCATTTCAAAGGTGCGCATAATTTGCATCAGTCCCATTTGTCTATAACATGTTATTTGGGATTGCTTGGTATCATGACCAATGATTGCTCCGCAGATTCTTGAACCTTGCCAGCCAATTATTAGTGTTGGGACAATGGAGATTCTTAGTCTGCTTGCTGAGATCTATACAAAGCCAGACCTCCAACTTTCTCTGGAATATAACATAAAGGTTGCATTTTTTTCATGTAGACTTTCTGGTTGTACATGTATATTTACTCTGTAAAACAATATGTATGTCTTTATGAATGTAGGTCTTGTTTAGGAACTTTGACGTGGATGCAGAACATACCAAAACAAATTACCTTCTTAAAGATGTAAAACGTGAAGTTGCGGGAAATCAAGATTTTGTGGTGAAAGATGTTGTGCATGTACCAACATGGTTGTGTCcggcttttcttgatcaggtttgtTTTGTGTCCACTCTAACTATTGGCTTTAAGAGACTCGGTTTATTGTTAACCTAGATATTGAAGCCGGGGTATGTTCTACTAACTCGGCTCGGCTTACCAGAGGTTCTACCTTATATTAGTTCTCATTTGAGCCTACTTGGTAACCACTTGGTAGTTCCAGGGTATTTAACATGGCAATACTTGGGAGGCACCCAAAAAAGGCATGAAaaatctcgaggaaaatccacAACAACAACACATTATTATATGCATCTCCATGACATAAATGTTCAAAGCAAATCTATTCAGCTTACTGTGAATTGAGGAAGAAAAATCCTAAAACAACTAGGAAGTAGATCTTTTCAGCATGAGTAGCGTTTGTGGCACGAGCCCAAATTCGATTGTCAACATGGGGGAATTTGGACAGGTCCTTTCAAATTAATAGTTGACAAGGTTTTCATCTTTTATTTGAGCTATGTTCGCCCCATCCAACATTGTTGATCTCTATTTAGCAATGTGCTTTCTAGTAATTAAAACTTGTCATCATTTGTGTTATTTTGCAAGTTAGTTTAGCGCCTTTAAACTCATCTTGTTTTTTTAGTGAAATTGTATGCCTAGTAGAATTCTTTTTACTCAAATCACACAACTAGCATGAATAAAGTTCGAACATAGCAATTTGTCAAGAATTCTACATGGGTGTGTGGGTCGTTGGTATGTGCTTGTGTGTGCATCCATCCTCCATGGTCTATGCATTATACACATACATCGATACTCATTTGAGTGACATGCCATTCAATCAAATTGAAGGGAGTACACTACTAAAGCCACGTTAGTAGCCCCTAAAGAAAACTAAGACAAAATTATGACCACAACACTTGTCCAGTCACTTCACACCACCAATTATATTAGTAGCTGATTGTTTAGCCACCAATCTCGCAAAGCACTTTGGAAAAAAGGTTCTCTCTCATTTCATTTTGCAAATACAGTGTTATGATAATGAATGGGAAAAATAATCACCGATTTATCTATTCAATTGCTAATAGTTAACACTCTGGAAGACTCACACTTCCAATTCTTGATAATTACAAGCATTGATAACCAAATAACATTTACATGGATTGATCATTCGCTTTCTCTGCTTCTAATTGAGTGATCGCAAATGGTGTTGGCATCCCTTTATTTTCTTTGTATTGCACTTCTAGTCTTTGTGAGTTGTAATCAGTGCAGATTGTTTATCAACCATTGCTTGTCTGACCACATCACATACTTATTATTTTCGCGTGCTTTTATGCACAAACAGGAAGGGGAGGCATCTATGCCACTCACCCAGTACATCACTAGTCTGAAACCAATCATGCGCACTGTCAAGCTTGTTGGTGAGATGAGAAACCATTGGTTTTATTGGGTGGTGGCGGAAAAGGCCAAGAGCCTCATGGCATCAATTATCAGAGCACTACACGATCTCCATGAAGTTAATATATGTCCTGTACAGTTTTGTGCATCAAACATTGTAGTGACATATTACGGGAGAGTGAAAATCAGAGTTGCATGTTTGAAGAAGACTGTTTCTATGGTGCGCAAAAACTATGAGGATGCCAGCAATATTATTATGGACACATTGTTTGCTGACTACAAGCCAACTATTATCCCCAAAGATGTAGATCATCTATTTTCGTTGATGAAGTCTCCCATTGCAACAGGTACGAAGTATGTGATAGGGACGCACGCTTCTCTTATTCCTCTTGGGAACAGGTTTCAATTCTATCTGGATATGTGCGACCATATTACATCTGTGGTGGACCCTGAACTTAGGTCAAATATTCATGGAGCTCTAGACGATCCCTATGGTGAGAACTGGTCAGTGTTGCTCGAATATAACATTTTGCTGAAGGAGTCATTCTACAGATCCGGGTCGTCATACAATACCAAAAAAGGAGCAATTGAATTTCTGAGGTTTTATAGGAACACGCTTGCACACAGAATGGATAAATGCAAGAAACTGTTGAAGAATGTTGGAGATTTCAGAACATTGATATACACTAAAGAGGATATTGAAATGATCTTACTGGTTACCTATCCGATGATCCTACCGAGAATGCAAGAAGAACTCCAGAATCATAAGCGACTGAAGGATTTGAATCTTCATAACCTGAACTTCAAGTAACTCCAGCTTTTGTACTTTAAGTGTAACTGGTAACTGTGTGATGTTGTAATCCACCAATAAACTTTGATTTTTCTAGGCTACAAAGGTTTGAAAGAATATCTTAAGTGAGTTGTTGTATCTATCATGCTTCATTCTAAATTTTTGAGTATATTGTTTTATAATGATGAAGATGTTTTTCGAAAATACGTGTGTGTGTGCGCCCTTGGCGTACCCAAGTGTCATTGGCGCACCTGGCCCTTCACAGATGTCAAAAAACATCTGTGTTTTTGTTATATTGGCAACTTTTGCACTCGCACAGTTTCACGAGTTGTTTTGAAAGTTTGCAACATGTGCACATAGCCGTGTTCTACATCATTACGCAAGCATGAAGGAGAATGGTGCCGTGTCAAGAGATGGGTACCCACATCATGTTCTAGTGCATGGCGGCGCGAGCTCTTTGGAGCTTCGTCCGCGAGGCACTCAGACCCGATTGGGACGACCCAGGTTGGTCGCAAACGCCGCTTATTCTGGCTTATCTTCACGGCGATGACGTGGACCTTACAGACGACTCGCTATAAAATGTTGATTGAGCGGATCTTCCCACGGTAGGCTTTTGACTCGTTTTTCAAATTTCTTGCCTTCTTGCAGCACCGGCACCCGCTTACTAGGCAACAGGATCGCGCCCGCCTTGGGCTTATGCTGGATGCGCTTCTGGCTTCCGCGCTCCGTCTTTCCGTTTCATAGGGCTGCTTAGTAGTTTACCACTGGGTTctgtttcttttctctttttcatGGGCGTGATTGTGATGTGGCCCCAGCCGTCTTATTTGCTATCGTGACTGATACTTGGCTGTATGAAtgtttgctttatctataaagagGGTGAATGCCTAGTACGAGAGAGGTGTCTTTGTATGAGCCGCCGTCTTCGTTTGACATACTCTATATGAGAATCGTTGTCCTAAAAAATTCCACAATGACATACATAAAAAATAACCGGCTAAAAAATGTACTTATTATCAACTAAAAAAGTATGGCAATGACAAGTATAAAAAATCCGGCTACAAAATACTTATTAGCAAGTGTAGAACCCTCGGTCCAATCCCACGGTTGGAAGANNNNNNNNNNNNNNNNNNNNNNNNNNNNNNNNNNNNNNNNNNNNNNNNNNNNNNNNNNNNNNNNNNNNNNNNNNNNNNNNNNNNNNNNNNNNNNNNNNNNNNNNNNNNNNNNNNNNNNNNNNNNNNNNNNN encodes:
- the LOC119326810 gene encoding uncharacterized protein LOC119326810 isoform X2, which produces MIYNMSTDNIEANGFEFNEVLMEQYYPWFAQYMVMQRVCIDPNFHDICLMFLHKVNSTVLYMEILKATYANCKMLLRSAVIKSCSGERTLLKNIGIWFGKSAIQWNQDPSTYVDGLIPLIVKAYQKGLMLAVVQFISKILEPCQPIISVGTMEILSLLAEIYTKPDLQLSLEYNIKVLFRNFDVDAEHTKTNYLLKDVKREVAGNQDFVVKDVVHVPTWLCPAFLDQEGEASMPLTQYITSLKPIMRTVKLVGEMRNHWFYWVVAEKAKSLMASIIRALHDLHEVNICPVQFCASNIVVTYYGRVKIRVACLKKTVSMVRKNYEDASNIIMDTLFADYKPTIIPKDVDHLFSLMKSPIATGTKYVIGTHASLIPLGNRFQFYLDMCDHITSVVDPELRSNIHGALDDPYGENWSVLLEYNILLKESFYRSGSSYNTKKGAIEFLRFYRNTLAHRMDKCKKLLKNVGDFRTLIYTKEDIEMILLVTYPMILPRMQEELQNHKRLKDLNLHNLNFK
- the LOC119326810 gene encoding uncharacterized protein LOC119326810 isoform X1, which produces MSLHIRTHLAAADQRVTPIKIPPHEIRTKIFFMIYNMSTDNIEANGFEFNEVLMEQYYPWFAQYMVMQRVCIDPNFHDICLMFLHKVNSTVLYMEILKATYANCKMLLRSAVIKSCSGERTLLKNIGIWFGKSAIQWNQDPSTYVDGLIPLIVKAYQKGLMLAVVQFISKILEPCQPIISVGTMEILSLLAEIYTKPDLQLSLEYNIKVLFRNFDVDAEHTKTNYLLKDVKREVAGNQDFVVKDVVHVPTWLCPAFLDQEGEASMPLTQYITSLKPIMRTVKLVGEMRNHWFYWVVAEKAKSLMASIIRALHDLHEVNICPVQFCASNIVVTYYGRVKIRVACLKKTVSMVRKNYEDASNIIMDTLFADYKPTIIPKDVDHLFSLMKSPIATGTKYVIGTHASLIPLGNRFQFYLDMCDHITSVVDPELRSNIHGALDDPYGENWSVLLEYNILLKESFYRSGSSYNTKKGAIEFLRFYRNTLAHRMDKCKKLLKNVGDFRTLIYTKEDIEMILLVTYPMILPRMQEELQNHKRLKDLNLHNLNFK